CGTGCGGGGCGGGGCGGGGCGGGCTCGGGCCGttcatgaacgttttatatcatatataatgacgcatgaacgtttaaaaccgttggaaaaaaatctgaatttaattgaaattgttttaatgcgcgtttatgagacctctctctattctcccctatataaagcgatcactttctctcattttgttttgtgtccagaagagctattatcctcttcttttcgtcttctccccctgtgtggtcctttatttttcattccgtgcacaatcgctgttgaggtcgtaagagtgggcaagtactgtagtgctaacagtgcttgcaacgggcagttttatcttggatacgaacttgaccacaaggtataggcatcactcattcttgaggcgtaccggtcaaatatcgtgttaaggacagcgtgttgaacacgtgactctgttctctgtttgcagtccaattgagtgtttatttaccttccagaaattaatctttttattctaacatctttcttgagtgttttattgttacagaagcaacaatcttaacacgatatttctattttctgtctgtaacaatgggtaagaacgatgttgaaaggcctgcaaagttttctgaaaaagactttaagaggtggcagtcaaaaatattattctttctaagttaccatgagttggattcctatgttctgaaaccttttgatgaatcgctgaatgatgctggtcgttagtcttctttagaagaatggaagaggaacaattacatgtctaaaaatcatattctgaattgcttggaggatgctttgtatgatttttacaatgctaaagaaaacttttctgcttttgatttatgggctgctttggaggcgaaataccaagctgaaactgccggaAGTAAAAAAATTTTGGTAGCTAGgatttatgagtataaaatggtgaatgacaaatctgtggttgatcaattccttgaactccagcaaattatgaatgaaattcttgcggaaggtatggtgattgatgaaacttttcaagtgtctactgctatcgagaaattgcctacttcctggtccgagtacaagaagaaactgagacatgaaactgctgaagttactatggttgaactgggtaagaaaattcaagttgaagaattgttgtgatccaaggaaaaaaatgtatattcttcaagggacatgtcttacaaagctcatgtgactgaacacaaaggttgcaatgctgataagaaccgaaacaactccaagaaacctccaggcaagaaaggtatgtttcagaaacctaaatctagcattaataaaattaagggtgattgctatgcttgcggaaatcctggccatatggAGGTTCACTGTacaaaccgtaaggaccttaaaaagaaaaataatgctaatttggttgaaaacaacaaagatgaattttctggcacggtgtctgaagcaaatttggtaacaaatgtgagagactggtgggtagactctggggctaccaaacatgtctgtgggaacaaagaaatgttcacctcctacaataaggtaggggaaggagagaaactctatatgggtaactcatctgcagttgcggttgtaggaaaaggcaaagttgggctcaagctcactgTTATAGTAATTTTAAtgtggtaaataagagttcgatgctcggacttgaaaagatttttaaaacaaaaatttatacacaatatttgtcacaggatcaagagatactgggactcaggatttcaccaattcttatactcatgcgattcaattattaattctagacaattaaagcttatattgataacaaatatcgactcttactttgccaaaaatagattttgtaagtattatatataaatcataagcatgatgcatcaagaatctcatggattaagcatacatcatcagacagaatcacaaataatcaataaaaatcataattccattcataatagtgcaaatagtcataaaagaattaaataaaaattactcatgcataaagaatggtttcttccatcataccagtattggggtttagctattcatattaatcatacactcaaaatattaattcaaagatcaaagtgtgattaaaagagtcaaaagttataaaacagtggttctgtgacccacaaaatacgtccagaaagaaacgataccagggagatgcagtaaaacaacgacactccgatgctgctgttgacgctgcggaaaataagaatGCTCTgtgcagtccgttcttcgtgttcttcaaggtcctctaatggcagcagcagcagcaggtgtgaattgctgttaatccttcttcttcgctcctctgcgtcccaaaccttccccaaactcttgataaaccttctctaacttctatccacctcttatatacttcacagctcaaagaaatcccgatataatctcttttttttctttcttccaaagtctGGGAAAATATTTCTCCTTTTCTGTTCTTCACGTGGCTTCTGGGTTTATCAAAACTGCTCAAAGCTATTCGTACGCGTCTGTTTgctataaactttccaccaaactcttatcaagacttgaacaagacctagtacgtaactatccagcgtaaaactctcacaaaatctttcataaaaatccttgaaactggacagaacaatacgtatcttgtttggactttgatcgcttctcccagccattccagcccaagttgatcgatacaatcacttgcatacggtctgtttagtcttaacaagcctagcccaattgatttcagggatttaatctccctcaaaactgcccatAAATCCAACAGcaaattatcagacgtgaactttagttttcccgccaaattccattatttgaactttgaatgtggtgtccccttaaccagactgggagtccctttagcatatgccttgaaatggggtgcccctagcGATTTTTATAGGGTTAAAATATAactttttttcggggttcctccgaggtatttctggggcgcttccggggtACTGCCGGTACACTGTCTACGGAGTTCCAAACGCCACATTTCTAGCTAATTTCGccacaaaaccttatttttcccaaaacacctacaaataaataaaataacccaaTAAGTACAAagtcgagcactaacaatatatataattgagatatattatacacataaatgcgtctatcactcacttctggcaagactctcactttgaatgaagttcttcatgttctggacatctgcaaaaatcttgtttcttgtgctgttttagatgataagggttttaaaattgtaatagaatctgggaaatgtgttgtaactaagggtaaggattatgtggggcagggttataagactgagggtctgtataagtttaatgtaaactctgctgtaatgaagaataatgattcttctgcttatgtttgtgagtctttgaacgtttggcatggtagacttggacatgtaaattataagtcaatgcttaaactagccaatgtgggttgcatacccaaatttagtttggaaaaggaacacaaatgtgaaatatgcgtagaatcaaagtatgctagaaaaccttttagaaaaaatgttcatagaaattctaaacccttagaattaatccactcagacctagttgacatgaaatcagttcaaactagaggtggcaagaaatggtttattacttttatagacgactgtactaggtactgtcatatatatttgcttagaggtaaggatgatgccttagaagcatttaagaggtataaactagaagttgaaaaccaattgaatactaccattaaaaccattaggtctgaccgtggtggcgagtacataactcctatagtagatttctgtgtagaacatggaataatacacgaggttacccctccttattcacctcagtcgaatggagtagttgaacgtaagaaccgcacccttaaggagatgatgaatgccatgttaattagttcaggattaccttcgaacttgtgggggaagctgtcctctcagcctgatatatcctgaacagagtaccttttaaaggatcagataaaactccatacgaattgtggaaaggtagacaaccttctttagcatactttaaagtgtgtgggtgtttggctaaggttcagatccctaaacctaaagcaaccaagataggatccaaaactgttgactgtgtcttcatagggtatcctgagcatacacctgcatatagatttatggttgtgaattctgatgtttctgaaattggtgtaaatactattatggagtctagggatgctgtgttttttgaaaatgtttttcatttaaaatctgactctcgtaagagaggtgttgatcccctagatgttccttcaaccagtcagactttacctttagaggaagatgaagtagaatttgatcttaggaggagtaaaagggctagaaccaaaacctcttttggacctgacttcataacactagcagagtctgatcctcagacttatagagaagccatgacttcttctgaagctccgtggtggaaagattcttctattagtgaaatggaatccatcaaagaaaatgatacatgggagatagtagatttacctccagggtgtaaggccataggatgtaaatagatcttcaggaggaaacgtaacatagatggaactattcaaaaatacaaggctaggttagtagtcaaaggctacaaacaaaaggaaggtgtatatttctttgatacttactcacccgttacgagaattacttccattaggatgttaattgctatagccgcggttcataacctagaaatacatcaaatggttgtaaagacagcttttctacatggtgaattagatgaagaaatttacatggaacaacctgagggctttgtagtgaaaggttgtgaaaacaaagtttgtaaactgaaaaaatctttgtatggattgaaacaagcacctaaacaatggcatgaaaaatttgatcatgtaatgttttccagtggttttagaatcaatgaatctgacaagtgtgtatatactaagcttgtaaataatgcctgtgtgattgtatgcttgtatgttgatgatatgcttatatttggtacaaacatggatgtaattaattccactaagaacatgctgaatgagaactttgacatgaaagacttaggccctgcagatgtaatcttagggatgaaaattaggagaaattctaacggttatagtcttagtcaatctcactatgttgaatctgtgcttagaaaattcaatcattttgattgtaaacctgcttatactccgtatgatccttgttgtaaactcaaaaagaacagaggtaatggagtatcacaacttgaatactcacgagttataggaagtctgatgtatttgatgaactgtactaggacagacattgcttatgctgtgagtaggttaagtacgtatacttgtaatccagggcaggaacactgggatgcactttttagagtgttgaggtatttgaaatacacgttgaccttttgtttgaattatgaaaggtatcctgccatccttgagggattttgtgatgcaaaatggatatcagactcagaggaatctaagtctacgagtggatatgttttcactctagcatgtggggttgtttcttggaagagttccaaacagacctgcatatcTCGATcgactatggaatctgagtttattgcgctagataaagaaggataggaagccgcttggctaagatgctttttagaagacattcctctctggcataggcatgtgccggctatatctatacattgtgataatcaagctgccatagctaaagctaaaaacagctactataatggaagtctatacatataaagagaagacacaataccctaaaacaactaatctcaaaaggcgttatttccattgattgggttaagtccaaggagaatatcgcgaaccctttgacgaaaggtttgtccaaggagatagttagtaatgcatctaaggggatggggcttaggctcattaaataaacttgccatgaaggatactcaaccttgttgactggagatcccaagatcaaggtttcgaatgagaaactaatttgtggcgggtcaaggtaaacactatcagagaattcattctctgccccttccctatggtgtagacgtgatagtgtgactgcatgtgaggatgactttctattaagtcttaatgagttctatagtttcaattttagattgaagtggggtgtagcagtaaacactcttgatagaactcacctatctgaatgtggaagtggttcgcttcctatgagaaaagagctgattctatagagcattcggagaaacgggatttgtccaggtccaaaaaggacacaacggcacgaactcgacagcacctagagagatatcacgcgtggttattatcgcggattacaccaaacgatggtagttcaagacatcatgttcactgtccatcaagtagttccggcaatttctcactaagcaaaggttcaagacctcatggacacctcttgcctaagtggtatctctcgctttccgttttctgattttttatcggtatttcattcatgtgggggattgttagagaaaatgaatttatacaatagtttggttttttggtcttggtgggattgaaacttaggatctattggtcactaaggacactagctcattttcactatttgtgaatgaacctttagtcccacataggaaaaactaaagatgatacctctccataagtattgaattttttgatattagagtggcccttgggtcattagcacttttgtccgagggagaggacttaggcaatggactagttggtgcaatcgcacattttcacacacgcgcggtgcttcgcaccgaagcacgcacgccgccgccgtccgtccgtgcGGGCTGGGCCGGGCCCGgtttcgggtgtgggtgtgggtcaagacttatattttttggcaaaatttcttttgaattatcgaattaatatttgaaacaaaataattctttggGAAACATTAATTTGCacgaacgttttatatcaaacttaaatttgcatgaacgtttttatatcaaacttaaatttgcatgaacgttttatatcaaacataatgacgcatgaacgtttcaaatcgatattaagtgatgcatgaacgtttaaaaccgttggaaaaaaatctgaattaattgaaattattttaatgcgcgtttatgagacctctctctattctcccctatataaagcgatcactttctctcatttcgttttgtgtccagaagagctactatcctcttcttttcgtcttctccccctgtgtggtcctttatttttcattccgtgcacaatcgctgttgaggtcgtaagagtgggcaagtactgtagtgctaacagtgcttgcaacgggcagttttatcctggatacgaacttgaccacagggtataggcatcactcattcttgaggcgtaccggtcagatatcgtgttaaggacaacgtgttgaacacgtgactctgtcctctgtttacagtacaattgagtgtttatttaccttccagaaattaatctttttattctaacatctttcttgagtgttttattgttacagacgcaacagTTGGTACTTGATACAGCTAGTTAAGTTTTAGTTAGCCATGAATTCGTTCAATAAGAAAACTCAAATAATATCAATATTCCATCTTCTTATCATTTTCATTTTGTTTGTGTGCACCATCCTTGCTCAGTTTCCGCTGGCCTCTCATGGATGCCACCAAGAGGAAAGAAGGGCTCTCTTAGACATCAAATCTTCTTTAGAAGACCCTTCAAATCGCTTGTTTTCATGGCAAGAAGGCAGCAAGTATCAAAACTGTTGTGATTGGCATGGAATTCAGTGTTCCAGTGACTCTTCCCATGTCATCTCCATCGACCTACGGAACACAGGTTTGAAGCTTACTCCAATCACTCCTTCGATCTTTACCATTACTCATCTTCAGTATCTTGATCTTGCCTTCAACAATTTCCAGCAATATATATCTTCTCTTTCCAACCTTGAAGATCTTGATTTATCTCACTCTAGTATATCTGGCCAGGTTTTTCCTATTCAGAAGTTCAACAATCTTTCCCGTCTATCCTCTCTCAATATGAGTTATCATCGTGAGCTCAATTCCCCATTCCCAATACACCTGGCTAATTTAACATCACTTTCTAGTCTTTCCTTAATATCTTGTCATCTACATGGTTCAGTTCCATATATGCCTCAACTTAAAGAGCTCAATCTGCATTCGAATCCTGATCTTCATGTCAATCTTACAAGAATTTTCAATCGTCGATGGCCGACTTTGCAGTTTCTTAGGATATCGTCAACTAAAGTTACCGGATCATTTCTAAATTTAATTTCAAATGTGCCACTATTAGAGACTCTTTATGCCTCTAACAGTTCCATTCAAGGACCCATCCCAAAATCAATTTGCCAGATTTCTTTTCTTCGGGATCTTTATTTGGATGGTAATAATTTTACGGGAACTATACCAAGCTGTATTACCATGCTTAGATACCTGGATCGGTTAGATATCCGTAACAACTCTATCGAGGGAAATGTATCACTGCCCTTTTTGATCAACAAATTAAACCTAACCATCCTAGACATAAGCTCAAATAAGCTAACAGTAGCTGCAGATCAACACCTACATATATACCCTTTTCTTAAAATTAGGAGATTAATGTTAGTCTCATGCAATCTGACAGGAATGTTACCTACTTACATTTGTAATTTATCTCATTTAGAGATTTTGGATTTATCTCGAAACACCCTAACGGGAACTATCCATTCTTGCATCCACAAACTCAAAAATCTTCGCTCCTTAGATTTCTCGCACAATAATCTTCACGGTCTTCTGCCTCTTCCAGGTCAAAACACCAAGTTTTACAATTTAGCACATAttccctccgtacctattatataggcggaatatTCATTTTGTCTTATACCACTATATAGGCGGAGTCCAAATTTTAAAACGACCTTTTACTTATATTATCCTTAATTATTTGTTTGACAATCATCACAATTAAGTATATGTCTCTAATATTGGGAATATGATTAAGGGTAAAACAGGAAAAAACATAGAAATTTATGAAATCCAAaaattttcttaatctaag
This DNA window, taken from Papaver somniferum cultivar HN1 chromosome 3, ASM357369v1, whole genome shotgun sequence, encodes the following:
- the LOC113359056 gene encoding receptor-like protein 9DC3, with translation MEFSVPVTLPMSSPSTYGTQVFPIQKFNNLSRLSSLNMSYHRELNSPFPIHLANLTSLSSLSLISCHLHGSVPYMPQLKELNLHSNPDLHVNLTRIFNRRWPTLQFLRISSTKVTGSFLNLISNVPLLETLYASNSSIQGPIPKSICQISFLRDLYLDGNNFTGTIPSCITMLRYLDRLDIRNNSIEGNVSLPFLINKLNLTILDISSNKLTVAADQHLHIYPFLKIRRLMLVSCNLTGMLPTYICNLSHLEILDLSRNTLTGTIHSCIHKLKNLRSLDFSHNNLHGLLPLPGQNTKFYNLAHIPSVPII